In a single window of the Nocardiopsis composta genome:
- a CDS encoding enoyl-CoA hydratase/isomerase family protein yields the protein MSAPTDRADGPDVLLHRDGRAGRAVLNRPRALNALTHAMVGDLDAALTDWEHDDEVAAVVLTGAGERGLCAGGDIRSIYDDARGGGTATREFWRDEYRLNARIAGYPKPYVAVMDGIVMGGGVGVSAHAGVRVVTERSRIAMPETGIGFVPDVGGTWLLSRAPGELGTHLALTAAPAGAGDAIRCGLADHYVPAGRLPGFTAALARSTPEEALAAFAEPAPAAGLDAHREWIDACYAADTAEEIVDRLRADGRPEARAAADAITAKSPTAVKVALAALRRARRLDSLEQALVQEYRVSCTALASHDLVEGIRAQVVDKDRSPKWSPPTLPEVAEADVLRHFEPLGEAGDLDFEPTGTGGHR from the coding sequence ATGTCCGCGCCCACCGACCGGGCCGACGGGCCCGACGTGCTGCTGCACCGGGACGGGCGGGCCGGGCGCGCCGTGCTGAACCGGCCGCGCGCCCTCAACGCCCTCACCCACGCCATGGTCGGCGACCTCGACGCCGCCCTCACCGACTGGGAGCACGACGACGAGGTGGCGGCCGTCGTCCTCACCGGCGCCGGCGAGCGCGGCCTGTGCGCCGGCGGCGACATCCGCTCCATCTACGACGACGCGCGCGGCGGCGGCACCGCCACCCGCGAGTTCTGGCGCGACGAGTACCGGCTCAACGCGCGCATCGCCGGCTACCCCAAGCCCTATGTGGCGGTGATGGACGGCATCGTGATGGGCGGCGGCGTCGGGGTGTCGGCGCACGCCGGCGTCCGGGTGGTCACCGAGCGGTCCAGGATCGCCATGCCGGAGACCGGCATCGGGTTCGTGCCCGACGTCGGCGGCACCTGGCTGCTCTCCCGGGCCCCCGGCGAACTCGGCACCCACCTGGCGCTGACCGCCGCCCCGGCCGGCGCCGGCGACGCGATCCGCTGCGGCCTGGCCGACCACTACGTGCCCGCCGGCCGGCTGCCCGGCTTCACCGCGGCACTGGCCCGCAGCACCCCGGAGGAGGCGCTGGCCGCCTTCGCCGAGCCGGCGCCCGCCGCCGGGCTGGACGCCCACCGGGAGTGGATCGACGCCTGCTACGCCGCGGACACCGCGGAGGAGATCGTGGACCGGCTGCGCGCCGACGGCCGCCCCGAGGCGCGCGCCGCCGCCGACGCGATCACCGCCAAGTCGCCCACCGCGGTCAAGGTGGCGCTGGCCGCGCTGCGCCGCGCCCGCCGGCTGGACTCCCTGGAGCAGGCGCTGGTCCAGGAGTACCGGGTCTCCTGCACCGCGCTGGCCTCGCACGACCTGGTCGAGGGCATCCGCGCCCAGGTCGTCGACAAGGACCGGTCGCCGAAATGGTCCCCGCCGACCCTGCCGGAGGTCGCCGAGGCCGACGTGCTGCGCCACTTCGAACCGCTCGGCGAGGCCGGCGACCTCGACTTCGAACCGACCGGGACGGGAGGACACCGATGA
- a CDS encoding acyl-CoA dehydrogenase family protein, producing the protein MAGSALAEGLTEEQAALASAARDFAREHLAPHAAEWDRDKHFPLDVLRKAAEMGLGGVYAAEEHGGSGLTRAEGVLVFEALATGCPSIAGYLSIHNMAAWMVDRHGDPDQRARWLPGLCSMQTPASYCLTEPGAGSDAAALAARAVPDGGGYRLDGVKQFISGAGASELYLVMARTGGPGPHGVTAFVVERGDEGLSFGPDESKMGWNAQPTRQVVLDGVRLGPERRLGAEGEGFRIAMSGLDGGRLGIGACSLGGAQAALESAVGYLADREAFGAKLLDSPALRFRLAEMETELEAARALLWRAAAALDAGAPQATRLCAMAKRQATETGFSVADRALQLHGGYGYLTEYGIEKIVRDLRVHRILEGTNEIMNLIVARGLTGAA; encoded by the coding sequence ATGGCCGGATCAGCGCTCGCCGAGGGCCTCACCGAGGAGCAGGCCGCCCTCGCCTCGGCCGCCCGCGACTTCGCCCGCGAGCACCTCGCCCCGCACGCCGCCGAATGGGACCGGGACAAGCACTTCCCGCTGGACGTGCTGCGCAAGGCCGCCGAGATGGGCCTGGGCGGGGTCTACGCCGCCGAGGAGCACGGCGGATCCGGGCTCACCCGCGCCGAGGGGGTGCTGGTGTTCGAGGCGCTGGCCACCGGCTGCCCGTCCATCGCCGGCTACCTGTCCATCCACAACATGGCCGCCTGGATGGTCGACCGCCACGGCGACCCCGACCAGCGCGCCCGCTGGCTGCCCGGGCTGTGCTCGATGCAGACCCCGGCCAGCTACTGCCTCACCGAACCGGGCGCCGGCTCCGACGCCGCCGCGCTGGCCGCCCGCGCCGTGCCCGACGGCGGCGGCTACCGGCTCGACGGCGTCAAGCAGTTCATCTCCGGGGCCGGCGCCTCCGAGCTGTACCTGGTGATGGCCCGCACCGGCGGCCCCGGGCCGCACGGCGTCACCGCCTTCGTCGTCGAGCGCGGCGACGAAGGCCTGTCGTTCGGCCCCGACGAGTCGAAGATGGGCTGGAACGCCCAGCCCACCCGCCAGGTCGTGCTGGACGGGGTGCGGCTCGGCCCCGAGCGGCGGCTCGGCGCCGAAGGCGAGGGGTTCCGCATCGCGATGAGCGGCCTGGACGGCGGCCGGCTCGGTATCGGCGCCTGCTCGCTCGGCGGGGCGCAGGCCGCCCTGGAATCGGCGGTGGGCTACCTCGCCGACCGGGAGGCCTTCGGCGCGAAGCTGCTCGACTCCCCGGCGCTGCGGTTCCGGCTGGCCGAGATGGAGACCGAGCTGGAGGCGGCGCGCGCCCTGCTGTGGCGGGCCGCCGCCGCACTGGACGCCGGGGCGCCGCAGGCCACCCGGCTGTGCGCGATGGCCAAGCGGCAGGCCACCGAGACCGGGTTCTCCGTCGCCGACCGCGCCCTGCAGCTGCACGGCGGCTACGGCTACCTCACCGAGTACGGCATCGAGAAGATCGTCCGCGACCTGCGGGTGCACCGGATCCTGGAAGGGACCAACGAGATCATGAACCTCATCGTCGCCCGCGGCCTCACCGGGGCCGCGTGA
- a CDS encoding CoA-acylating methylmalonate-semialdehyde dehydrogenase, giving the protein MVHELSHYVHGKRVPGASGAFGDVHDPNTGRVQARVPLADRAETESVIADARQAQLEWGEWSPQRRARVLLRFLQLVEDERDGIARALSAEHGKTVPDAHGDLQRGLEVVEFAAGVPHLVKGEFSDTAGTGIDVHSLRRPLGVVAGITPFNFPAMIPLWQAAPALACGNAFILKPSERDPSVPLRLAELFTEAGLPPGVLNVLNGGKEAVDTLLEDPRVAAVGFVGSTPVAQHVYATAAAHGKRAQCFGGAKNHLVVMPDADLDQAADALIGAGYGSAGERCMAVSVAVPVGEETADALVAKLVERIGRLRVGPSHDPEADFGPLVGADALERVLGYVDLGVQEGAELVVDGRGAKPEGYEDGFFLGACLFDRVTPDMRIYREEIFGPVLSVVRAADYEEALRLPDEHEYGNGVSIFTRDGDTARDFTHRITTGMVGVNVPIPVPVAYHTFGGWKRSAFGDLNQHGPDSIRFYTRTKTVTSRWPSGTKEGASFSIPVVR; this is encoded by the coding sequence ATGGTGCACGAACTCAGCCACTACGTCCACGGAAAGCGCGTCCCCGGAGCATCCGGCGCCTTCGGCGACGTCCACGACCCCAACACCGGCCGGGTCCAGGCCCGGGTCCCGCTGGCGGACCGCGCCGAGACCGAGTCGGTCATCGCCGACGCCCGGCAGGCGCAGCTCGAATGGGGGGAGTGGAGCCCGCAGCGCCGCGCCCGCGTCCTGCTCCGCTTCCTCCAGCTCGTCGAGGACGAGCGGGACGGCATCGCCCGCGCTCTCTCCGCCGAGCACGGCAAGACCGTCCCCGACGCCCACGGCGACCTGCAGCGCGGCCTGGAGGTGGTGGAGTTCGCCGCCGGTGTGCCGCACCTGGTCAAGGGCGAGTTCAGCGACACCGCCGGAACCGGGATCGACGTGCACTCGCTGCGCCGCCCGCTGGGCGTCGTCGCCGGCATCACCCCGTTCAACTTCCCCGCGATGATCCCGCTCTGGCAGGCCGCACCCGCGCTGGCCTGCGGCAACGCCTTCATCCTCAAGCCCTCGGAGCGGGACCCCTCGGTGCCGCTGCGGCTGGCCGAGCTGTTCACCGAGGCCGGCCTGCCCCCGGGCGTGCTCAACGTGCTCAACGGCGGCAAGGAGGCCGTCGACACCCTGCTGGAGGACCCCCGGGTGGCCGCCGTCGGCTTCGTCGGCTCCACCCCGGTCGCCCAGCACGTCTACGCCACCGCCGCCGCGCACGGCAAGCGCGCCCAGTGCTTCGGCGGCGCCAAGAACCACCTGGTGGTGATGCCCGACGCCGACCTCGACCAGGCCGCCGACGCGCTGATCGGCGCCGGGTACGGATCGGCCGGGGAGCGCTGCATGGCGGTCTCGGTGGCGGTGCCGGTCGGCGAGGAGACCGCCGACGCCCTGGTCGCCAAGCTCGTCGAGCGGATCGGCCGGCTGCGCGTCGGCCCCTCGCACGACCCGGAGGCCGACTTCGGGCCGCTGGTCGGCGCGGACGCCCTGGAGCGGGTGCTCGGCTACGTCGACCTGGGCGTGCAGGAGGGCGCCGAACTGGTGGTCGACGGCCGCGGCGCCAAGCCGGAGGGCTACGAGGACGGCTTCTTCCTCGGCGCCTGCCTGTTCGACCGGGTCACCCCGGACATGCGCATCTACCGGGAGGAGATCTTCGGCCCGGTGCTGTCGGTGGTGCGCGCCGCCGACTACGAGGAGGCGCTGCGCCTGCCCGACGAGCACGAGTACGGCAACGGCGTGTCGATCTTCACCCGCGACGGCGACACCGCCCGCGACTTCACCCACCGGATCACCACCGGCATGGTCGGGGTCAACGTGCCCATCCCGGTCCCGGTCGCCTACCACACCTTCGGCGGGTGGAAGCGGTCCGCCTTCGGCGACCTCAACCAGCACGGCCCGGACTCCATCCGGTTCTACACCCGCACCAAGACCGTCACCTCCCGCTGGCCCTCCGGGACCAAGGAGGGCGCCAGCTTCAGCATCCCGGTGGTGCGGTGA
- a CDS encoding alpha/beta hydrolase has product MADHVLIHGGGCSPWHWHLLEAELRRRGHRTVAVDLPCEDESAGLDDYAEAIAAAAAGLTDPVLVAHSLAGISAPLACTRLPAGLLVLLTAMVPAPGEPPAEWWAATGHEAAVRAAALARGEDPDQADLFFADLPSGLAREAGARLRGQADAPFGDPWPLEAWPDVRTAFLLCRDDRFFPAPFIRRVVRERLGITPAETPGGHFAMLSRPRELADRLEALAPSR; this is encoded by the coding sequence ATGGCCGACCACGTACTGATCCACGGCGGCGGGTGCTCCCCCTGGCACTGGCACCTGCTCGAAGCCGAGCTGCGCCGGCGCGGACACCGCACCGTCGCCGTCGACCTGCCCTGCGAGGACGAATCCGCCGGTCTGGACGACTACGCCGAGGCGATCGCCGCCGCGGCCGCCGGACTCACCGACCCGGTGCTGGTCGCGCACTCGCTGGCCGGGATCAGCGCCCCGCTGGCCTGCACCCGGCTGCCCGCCGGCCTGCTGGTGCTGCTGACCGCGATGGTCCCCGCCCCGGGCGAGCCGCCCGCCGAGTGGTGGGCGGCCACCGGCCACGAGGCGGCGGTGCGCGCGGCGGCCCTGGCCCGCGGCGAGGACCCCGACCAGGCCGACCTCTTCTTCGCCGACCTGCCGTCCGGCCTGGCCCGCGAGGCCGGGGCGCGGCTGCGCGGGCAGGCCGACGCGCCGTTCGGCGACCCCTGGCCGCTGGAGGCCTGGCCCGACGTGCGCACCGCGTTCCTGCTCTGCCGGGACGACCGGTTCTTCCCCGCCCCCTTCATCCGCCGGGTGGTCCGCGAACGGCTCGGCATCACCCCCGCGGAGACCCCGGGCGGGCACTTCGCCATGCTCTCCCGGCCCCGGGAGCTCGCCGACCGCCTGGAGGCCCTCGCGCCCTCCCGCTGA
- a CDS encoding urea carboxylase-associated family protein → MGNPPAAYRASAGGALDVDRAFYTRLAEEDGRETVESFTVPIRSGRAWEVPAGHLCRISTPEGPQVGDLNIWNRHDPRERMWAARTRQLQAAHVSVFDRLWSTLPFLRPLATVTADTLAGYGTDAEGGRVHDLLGTRCDPYVNQMLTGEDFDFHCHSNLVRAVLPYGLTEFDVHDVLNVFQCTGLNDEDRYFMKASPARPGDHIEFFAETDLLMALSTCPGGDLSVDLWGPEARDPLEVCRPLAVEVLRPDPALLDDWTPPRRAGYAGLHGLHRPEWADRGGER, encoded by the coding sequence ATGGGAAACCCGCCCGCCGCGTACCGGGCGAGCGCGGGCGGCGCGCTCGACGTCGACCGCGCCTTCTACACCCGCCTGGCCGAGGAGGACGGCCGCGAGACGGTGGAGTCCTTCACCGTGCCGATCCGCTCCGGCCGCGCCTGGGAGGTGCCCGCCGGGCACCTGTGCCGGATCAGCACCCCGGAGGGCCCGCAGGTCGGCGACCTGAACATCTGGAACCGGCACGACCCGCGCGAGCGGATGTGGGCCGCCCGCACCCGCCAGCTGCAGGCCGCCCACGTCAGCGTCTTCGACCGGCTCTGGTCGACGCTGCCGTTCCTGCGCCCGCTGGCCACCGTCACCGCCGACACCCTGGCCGGCTACGGCACCGACGCCGAGGGCGGCAGGGTGCACGACCTGCTCGGCACCCGCTGCGACCCCTACGTCAACCAGATGCTCACCGGCGAGGACTTCGACTTCCACTGCCACTCCAACCTGGTCCGCGCGGTGCTGCCCTACGGGCTGACCGAGTTCGACGTGCACGACGTGCTCAACGTCTTCCAGTGCACCGGCCTCAACGACGAGGACCGCTACTTCATGAAGGCCAGCCCGGCCCGCCCCGGCGACCACATCGAGTTCTTCGCCGAGACCGACCTGCTGATGGCCCTGTCCACCTGCCCCGGCGGCGACCTCTCCGTCGACCTGTGGGGGCCCGAGGCCCGCGACCCGCTGGAGGTCTGCCGGCCGCTGGCCGTCGAGGTGCTCCGCCCCGACCCCGCCCTGCTGGACGACTGGACGCCCCCGCGCCGCGCCGGCTACGCGGGCCTGCACGGCCTGCACCGCCCGGAATGGGCCGACCGCGGAGGAGAGCGCTAG
- a CDS encoding nuclear transport factor 2 family protein has translation MEAAVHPFRKAVEADDHDAVHALLAEDVVFTSPVAFAPYTGREITAAIVRAVSRVFTGFHYVKEISSPDGRDHALVFKARVGDREIQGCDFLHTDEQGLIDDFTVMVRPLSAANALAEAMAAQFDRVEQEAGLE, from the coding sequence ATGGAGGCTGCCGTGCACCCCTTCCGCAAGGCCGTCGAGGCCGACGACCACGACGCCGTCCACGCGCTGCTCGCCGAGGACGTGGTGTTCACCAGCCCGGTCGCGTTCGCGCCCTACACCGGAAGGGAGATCACCGCCGCGATCGTGCGCGCGGTCTCCCGCGTCTTCACCGGCTTCCACTACGTCAAGGAGATCTCCTCCCCCGACGGCCGGGACCACGCGCTGGTCTTCAAGGCCCGGGTCGGCGACCGCGAGATCCAGGGCTGCGACTTCCTGCACACCGACGAGCAGGGGCTGATCGACGACTTCACCGTGATGGTCCGCCCGCTGTCGGCCGCCAACGCCCTGGCCGAGGCGATGGCCGCGCAGTTCGACCGGGTCGAGCAGGAGGCCGGCCTGGAGTGA
- a CDS encoding TIGR03084 family metal-binding protein, producing MADLGGLLGDLRAESAELDALVAGLDAGGLAAPTPAEGWTIAHQLSHLAWTDRWSLLALRDPAGFGERTAGMADRAAAAVEEGAAEGVGEPPASLLGRWRAGREEVREALRAAPPDERVPWFGPPMKPASMATARLMETWAHGQDVADALGAVRTPTLRLRHVAHLGVRTMGFAFAVRGREVPSAPVRVELAAPGGGTWSWGPEEAADRVSGPALDFCLLVTQRRHADDLSVSAVGPVASAWLPIAQAFAGPPGPGRAPQGRSGLPAR from the coding sequence ATGGCCGACCTCGGTGGACTCCTCGGCGACCTGCGGGCCGAGAGCGCGGAACTCGATGCACTGGTGGCGGGGCTGGACGCCGGCGGGCTGGCGGCGCCCACCCCGGCCGAGGGGTGGACCATCGCCCACCAGCTGTCCCACCTGGCCTGGACGGACCGGTGGTCGCTGCTGGCCCTGCGCGACCCGGCCGGGTTCGGCGAGCGGACGGCCGGGATGGCGGACCGGGCGGCCGCGGCGGTGGAGGAGGGGGCCGCCGAGGGCGTCGGCGAGCCGCCCGCGTCGCTGCTGGGGCGGTGGCGCGCCGGCCGGGAGGAGGTCCGGGAGGCGCTGCGCGCGGCGCCGCCGGACGAGCGGGTGCCGTGGTTCGGGCCGCCGATGAAGCCGGCGTCGATGGCGACCGCCCGGCTGATGGAGACGTGGGCGCACGGCCAGGACGTGGCCGATGCGCTCGGCGCGGTGCGCACCCCGACGCTCCGGCTGCGGCACGTCGCCCACCTGGGCGTGCGCACCATGGGGTTCGCCTTCGCGGTGCGCGGCCGGGAGGTTCCCTCCGCGCCGGTCCGGGTGGAGCTGGCCGCGCCCGGCGGCGGGACCTGGTCCTGGGGGCCGGAGGAGGCCGCGGACCGGGTGAGCGGGCCGGCCCTGGACTTCTGCCTGCTGGTCACCCAGCGCCGCCACGCGGACGACCTGTCGGTGAGCGCGGTCGGCCCGGTCGCCTCGGCCTGGCTGCCCATCGCGCAGGCCTTCGCCGGTCCGCCCGGCCCGGGGCGGGCGCCGCAGGGGCGCAGCGGCCTGCCCGCCCGGTGA
- a CDS encoding YceI family protein — protein sequence MPTGIVDIPGYTVGTWKIDPAHSEVSFTVRHMVISKVRGRFTSFEGAITTAEDPLASSVTASIDLASVDTANAQRDEHLRGPDFLDAAEYPVMTYRSTGLRSGGDGPVLDGELTLRGITRTVPLALDLHGFGPDPFLEDPSAGARLGLTATGEIDRTEFGVTTNSPVPGGVLISEKVEIVLEVQAVLESRTG from the coding sequence ATGCCTACCGGAATTGTCGATATCCCCGGCTACACCGTCGGAACCTGGAAGATCGACCCGGCGCACTCCGAAGTCTCGTTCACCGTGCGCCACATGGTGATCAGCAAGGTGCGCGGGCGCTTCACCTCCTTCGAAGGCGCGATCACCACCGCGGAGGACCCGCTCGCCTCCTCCGTCACCGCCTCGATCGACCTCGCCTCGGTCGACACCGCCAACGCCCAGCGCGACGAGCACCTGCGCGGCCCGGACTTCCTGGACGCGGCGGAGTACCCGGTGATGACCTACCGCTCCACCGGCCTGCGCTCCGGCGGCGACGGCCCGGTCCTGGACGGGGAGCTGACCCTGCGCGGCATCACCCGCACCGTCCCCCTCGCCCTCGACCTGCACGGCTTCGGTCCCGACCCGTTCCTGGAGGACCCCTCCGCCGGCGCCCGCCTCGGCCTCACCGCCACCGGCGAGATCGACCGCACCGAATTCGGGGTGACCACCAACTCCCCGGTCCCCGGCGGCGTCCTGATCAGCGAGAAGGTGGAGATCGTCCTGGAGGTCCAGGCTGTGCTGGAGTCCCGTACCGGGTGA
- a CDS encoding winged helix-turn-helix transcriptional regulator: MQVPEPQTAATPPAPPSPPARGGAPGGPSSTCRGREVVDRIGDKWSMTVIVRLSAGTRRFTELEREIDGISRRMLTETLRRLERDGIIRRTVHPVVPPHVDYDLTPMGHGLVGAMTAFLAWAEDHVDAIDAARAAYDRRTAERPRRAR; this comes from the coding sequence ATGCAGGTCCCGGAGCCGCAGACCGCTGCGACACCGCCCGCCCCACCGAGCCCGCCGGCGCGCGGCGGCGCCCCGGGCGGCCCCTCCTCCACCTGCCGGGGCCGCGAGGTGGTGGACCGGATCGGCGACAAGTGGTCGATGACGGTCATCGTCCGGCTCTCCGCGGGCACCCGGCGCTTCACCGAACTGGAGCGGGAGATCGACGGCATCAGCCGGCGCATGCTCACCGAGACCCTGCGCCGCCTGGAGCGGGACGGCATCATCCGGCGCACCGTCCACCCGGTCGTGCCGCCGCACGTCGACTACGACCTCACCCCGATGGGCCACGGCCTGGTCGGCGCGATGACCGCCTTCCTCGCCTGGGCCGAGGACCACGTGGACGCGATCGACGCGGCCCGCGCCGCCTACGACCGCCGCACCGCCGAACGCCCCCGCCGCGCTCGCTGA
- a CDS encoding LysR family transcriptional regulator codes for MIDARRLRVLRAVADHRTVTAAAAALYLSPSAVSQQLAALENETGHRLLERNGRGVRLTPAGEILLVHANAVLAQLERADAELAAYASGAAGWLTVASFATGIAQVLAPAIAELARTAPDIRVRVRDAEGDESLPMVLDGRADLAVAVEYRGAPSADDQRLFRVPLYAEPFDAVLPLGHPLAGSPRVRLADLADEDWIGPHPGNPCHDVTVLACEYVGFTPRHEHSSDDFHAVVALAAAGAGVALVPRSALRGTDLAGVAVRRVDDAHATRKVFAATRRGAEAHPLIRPVLDALRTAVARMHAEEADAPR; via the coding sequence GTGATCGACGCGCGGCGGCTGCGGGTGCTGCGGGCCGTGGCGGACCACCGCACGGTGACCGCCGCGGCCGCCGCGCTGTACCTCAGCCCCTCGGCGGTCTCCCAGCAGCTGGCCGCGCTGGAGAACGAGACCGGCCACCGGCTGCTGGAGCGCAACGGGCGGGGTGTGCGGCTCACCCCCGCCGGCGAGATCCTGCTGGTGCACGCCAACGCGGTCCTGGCCCAGCTGGAGCGGGCCGACGCAGAGCTGGCCGCCTACGCCTCCGGCGCCGCCGGGTGGCTGACCGTCGCCTCCTTCGCCACCGGCATCGCCCAGGTGCTGGCCCCGGCCATCGCGGAGCTGGCCCGGACCGCCCCCGACATCCGGGTCCGGGTGCGCGACGCCGAGGGCGACGAGAGCCTGCCGATGGTCCTGGACGGCCGGGCCGACCTGGCGGTGGCGGTGGAGTACCGCGGCGCGCCGAGCGCCGACGACCAGCGGCTGTTCCGGGTCCCGCTGTACGCCGAGCCGTTCGACGCGGTGCTGCCCCTGGGCCATCCGCTCGCCGGCTCGCCCCGGGTGCGCCTGGCCGATCTGGCCGACGAGGACTGGATCGGCCCGCACCCGGGCAACCCCTGCCATGATGTGACGGTGCTGGCCTGCGAATACGTCGGCTTCACCCCGCGCCACGAGCACTCCTCCGACGACTTCCACGCGGTGGTCGCGCTGGCCGCGGCGGGCGCGGGCGTCGCCCTGGTGCCCCGCTCCGCGCTGCGCGGCACCGACCTGGCCGGCGTCGCGGTCCGCCGGGTCGACGACGCCCACGCCACCCGCAAGGTCTTCGCCGCCACCCGCCGCGGCGCCGAGGCCCACCCCCTGATCCGCCCGGTCCTGGACGCGCTGCGCACCGCGGTCGCCCGGATGCACGCCGAGGAGGCCGACGCGCCGCGGTGA
- a CDS encoding glycine C-acetyltransferase has protein sequence MFDSVRDDLRAVLDEISAAGLHKPERVIGTPQSAAVTVTAGGRPGEVLNFCANNYLGLADHPEVVAAAKDALDRWGYGMASVRFICGTQEVHKELEDRLSAFLGTEDTVLYSSCFDANGGVFETLLGEQDAVISDALNHASIIDGIRLSKARRYRYANRDMAELEARLKEAADARRRLIVTDGVFSMDGHVAPLREICDLADAYGAMVMVDDSHAVGFVGPGGRGTPELHGVIDRVDVVTGTLGKALGGASGGYVAARAEIVALLRQRSRPYLFSNSLAPVIAAASLKVLDLIDPADEGGLGAGLRRRLADNTALFRSRMAEAGFDILPGDHPITPVMIGDAARAGRMAELLLERGVYAIGFSYPVVPHGQARIRVQLSAAHSAADVDKAVDAFIAAREALDGGALAG, from the coding sequence ATGTTCGACTCCGTCCGCGACGACCTGCGCGCCGTGCTGGACGAGATCAGCGCCGCCGGGCTGCACAAGCCCGAACGGGTGATCGGCACCCCGCAGAGCGCCGCCGTCACCGTCACCGCGGGCGGCCGCCCCGGCGAGGTGCTGAACTTCTGCGCCAACAACTACCTCGGCCTGGCCGACCACCCCGAGGTCGTCGCGGCCGCCAAGGACGCGCTGGACCGCTGGGGCTACGGCATGGCCTCGGTACGGTTCATCTGCGGCACCCAGGAGGTGCACAAGGAGCTGGAGGACCGGCTCTCCGCCTTCCTCGGCACCGAGGACACCGTCCTCTACTCGTCCTGCTTCGACGCCAACGGCGGCGTCTTCGAGACGCTGCTGGGCGAGCAGGACGCGGTCATCTCCGACGCGCTCAACCACGCCAGCATCATCGACGGCATCCGGCTGTCCAAGGCGCGCCGGTACCGCTACGCCAACCGGGACATGGCCGAGCTGGAGGCCCGGCTCAAGGAGGCCGCCGACGCCCGCCGCCGGCTGATCGTCACCGACGGCGTGTTCTCCATGGACGGCCACGTCGCCCCGCTCCGCGAGATCTGCGACCTGGCCGACGCCTACGGCGCCATGGTCATGGTGGACGACTCGCACGCGGTGGGCTTCGTCGGCCCCGGCGGCCGCGGCACCCCCGAGCTGCACGGCGTCATCGACCGGGTCGACGTGGTGACCGGCACCCTGGGCAAGGCGCTGGGCGGGGCGTCCGGCGGCTACGTCGCGGCCCGCGCCGAGATCGTCGCCCTGCTGCGCCAGCGCTCCCGGCCCTACCTGTTCTCCAACTCCCTGGCCCCGGTCATCGCCGCCGCCTCGCTGAAGGTGCTGGACCTGATCGACCCCGCCGACGAGGGCGGGCTCGGCGCCGGGCTGCGGCGGCGCCTCGCCGACAACACCGCCCTGTTCCGCTCCCGGATGGCCGAGGCCGGCTTCGACATCCTGCCCGGCGACCACCCCATCACCCCGGTCATGATCGGCGACGCGGCCCGGGCCGGGCGGATGGCCGAGCTCCTGCTGGAGCGGGGCGTCTACGCGATCGGCTTCTCCTACCCGGTCGTCCCGCACGGCCAGGCCCGGATCCGGGTGCAGCTCTCCGCCGCGCACTCCGCCGCCGACGTGGACAAGGCGGTGGACGCGTTCATCGCCGCGCGCGAGGCGCTGGACGGCGGTGCTCTGGCAGGATGA